Proteins encoded by one window of Bactrocera oleae isolate idBacOlea1 chromosome 4, idBacOlea1, whole genome shotgun sequence:
- the Ipk1 gene encoding inositol-pentakisphosphate 2-kinase isoform X2: MAANTNIATTDINKQGEQPRDSTRMTFVAGSLAPSSTSASPQQKRHQEQCSTKILQALLGIAAQPQGETQSDKLESEATLKQQSHMELSQIELIYRAEGNANLVLALPQFKKVLRLPKTSRLPTTSHSNSSEYNEMKIGNTQQQTDANVAKGRQVLDKEWQQHQQHKQQQQQQRQTQEMQLQHQPEQQKHQEVVQSASDPAVNQNAKDLTMEDFVAYIDVIRKLLGSEYVFEAEIVRITAEKDIRWINERIRAERPAYRRVKEFCGEFGLLLPDATRLPIAFDILLSNLQSELIGDTYAIEIKPKQGWLLLTEVVSNLFELKKRPALATATAATAEQQQETKRVEVMEAPARCHVARCRFCAMQFLKLHTGKINRRTSYCPLALFSGVPAQMATAIDALLHCPQNNLRIFRNGTLVYDGEKHCYEDLTQNIFPGQIELLKDLVVACLLRDYTANNNSSDSSEGSSSSSVATNNEPVEIVEVAKAASGQPHLSAVAAQSATAEKKQREDEMGRTSEESNVMLAHLTDGAQEATEPTARVASRSSPTPPRPRTKTTTRADTVALETTSQAQITEVETLCLPKNCVLQKILHLQLLAKHHMPALHAAGCTRKSEKSYNALKALLQRSCQQQIGDALQPVEAYMLGATALDCSIMLAFQEISTHHPVRAHPRSPELTTATSLPRHCVVMPLYEKAFLTKVTLVDLDPKPDSHLCKYIKQTSQALNLFMDSSS, encoded by the exons ATGGCAGCAAACACCAACATTGCCACAACCGACATCAACAAGCAAGGCGAGCAGCCACGGGACAGCACCCGCATGACGTTTGTTGCCGGCTCGCTAGCGCCATCGTCAACATCAGCATCGCCACAACAAAAGCGCCATCAAGAACAATGCTCTACGAAAATATTGCAAGCACTACTGGGTATTGCGGCGCAACCGCAAGGGGAGACACAATCGGACAAGCTGGAATCAGAGGCAACGCTAAAGCAGCAGTCGCATATGGAATTGAGCCAAATTGAGTTGATCTATCGCGCGGAGGGTAATGCAAATTTGGTGCTAGCATTGCcgcaatttaaaaaagttttgcgtCTGCCAAAAACGTCGAGGCTGCCGACAACTAGCCACAGCAACAGCTCCGAATATAACGAAATGAAAATTGGTAATACACAACAGCAAACGGATGCGAATGTGGCGAAGGGGCGGCAAGTGCTCGACAAAGAGTGGCAGCAACATCAAcagcataaacaacaacaacaacaacaacggcaaactcaagaaatgcaattgcaacatcAGCCAGAACAGCAAAAACATCAGGAGGTAGTCCAAAGTGCTTCCGACCCGGCTGTAAATCAAAATGCAAAAG ACTTGACAATGGAGGATTTTGTAGCTTACATCGATGTAATACGAAAACTACTTGGTAGCGAGTATGTATTCGAGGCCGAGATTGTGCGGATAACGGCAGAGAAGGACATACGGTGGATAAATGAACGAATTCGTGCGGAGCGACCAG CTTATCGTCGTGTTAAAGAATTTTGTGGGGAATTCGGTTTGTTGCTGCCAGATGCTACACGCTTACCAATAGCATTCGATATTTTACTTTCCAATTTGCAG TCGGAATTGATCGGCGACACATACGCCATCGAAATAAAACCGAAGCAAGGATGGCTGCTACTAACCGAGGTCGTCAGCAATTTATTCGAATTGAAGAAAAGGCCAGCGCTGGCCACTGCAACAGCAGCAACGGCTGAGCAGCAGCAAGAAACCAAGAGAGTGGAGGTAATGGAAGCGCCAGCGCGCTGCCACGTCGCAAGGTGTCGCTTCTGTGCGATGCAATTTCTGAAG CTGCACACGGGCAAAATCAACAGGCGAACTTCTTATTGCCCGCTGGCGTTGTTTTCCGG TGTTCCAGCGCAAATGGCTACCGCAATCGATGCTCTGCTTCACTGTCCGCAAAATAATTTAAGGATATTTCGTAACGGTACTTTAGTATATGATGGCGAAAAGCATTGCTACGAAGACTTGACGCAGAACATATTTCCAGG CCAAATAGAGCTTTTAAAAGATTTGGTGGTGGCGTGCCTGCTGAGGGACTACAcggccaacaacaacagtagcgaCAGCAGCGAaggtagcagcagcagcagtgttGCAACCAACAACGAACCCGTTGAAATTGTTGAAGTAGCCAAAGCTGCTTCTGGTCAGCCACACTTAAGCGCGGTGGCAGCACAAAGCGCAACGGCAGAGAAGAAACAAAGAGAGGACGAAATGGGGAGGACGTCGGAAGAAAGCAACGTAATGCTAGCACATCTAACGGATGGTGCCCAAGAGGCGACGGAGCCGACAGCACGAGTGGCTTCTCGAAGCTCACCGACTCCACCCCGTCCACGGACCAAGACGACGACAAGAGCTGACACTGTTGCACTGGAGACAACTTCGCAAGCACAAATCACCGAAGTGGAAACGCTGTGCTTACCGAAAAATTGTGTCctgcaaaaaattttgcatcTGCAATTGTTGGCCAAG CACCACATGCCCGCCCTGCATGCGGCCGGTTGTACGCGTAAGTCGGAAAAATCATACAACGCCTTAAAAGCCTTGTTGCAACGTTCATGCCAGCAACAAATTGGAGATGCATTGCAGCCCGTGGAAGCGTACATGTTGGGCGCCACAGCGCTGGACTGCTCGATAATGCTGGCGTTTCAGGAAATATCCACGCACCATCCAGTGCGCGCGCATCCACGGTCGCC TGAATTGACAACAGCGACGTCGCTGCCGAGGCATTGCGTCGTAATGCCGCTCTACGAAAAAGCATTTCTCACCAAAGTCACGCTGGTCGACCTGGATCCAAAACCTGATAGTCACTTGTGTAAATACATTAAACAGACGTCTCAAGCCCTCAACTTATTTATGGATAGCAGTTCGTGA
- the Ipk1 gene encoding inositol-pentakisphosphate 2-kinase isoform X1, whose protein sequence is MAANTNIATTDINKQGEQPRDSTRMTFVAGSLAPSSTSASPQQKRHQEQCSTKILQALLGIAAQPQGETQSDKLESEATLKQQSHMELSQIELIYRAEGNANLVLALPQFKKVLRLPKTSRLPTTSHSNSSEYNEMKIGNTQQQTDANVAKGRQVLDKEWQQHQQHKQQQQQQRQTQEMQLQHQPEQQKHQEVVQSASDPAVNQNAKDLTMEDFVAYIDVIRKLLGSEYVFEAEIVRITAEKDIRWINERIRAERPAYRRVKEFCGEFGLLLPDATRLPIAFDILLSNLQSELIGDTYAIEIKPKQGWLLLTEVVSNLFELKKRPALATATAATAEQQQETKRVEVMEAPARCHVARCRFCAMQFLKLHTGKINRRTSYCPLALFSGVPAQMATAIDALLHCPQNNLRIFRNGTLVYDGEKHCYEDLTQNIFPGSQIELLKDLVVACLLRDYTANNNSSDSSEGSSSSSVATNNEPVEIVEVAKAASGQPHLSAVAAQSATAEKKQREDEMGRTSEESNVMLAHLTDGAQEATEPTARVASRSSPTPPRPRTKTTTRADTVALETTSQAQITEVETLCLPKNCVLQKILHLQLLAKHHMPALHAAGCTRKSEKSYNALKALLQRSCQQQIGDALQPVEAYMLGATALDCSIMLAFQEISTHHPVRAHPRSPELTTATSLPRHCVVMPLYEKAFLTKVTLVDLDPKPDSHLCKYIKQTSQALNLFMDSSS, encoded by the exons ATGGCAGCAAACACCAACATTGCCACAACCGACATCAACAAGCAAGGCGAGCAGCCACGGGACAGCACCCGCATGACGTTTGTTGCCGGCTCGCTAGCGCCATCGTCAACATCAGCATCGCCACAACAAAAGCGCCATCAAGAACAATGCTCTACGAAAATATTGCAAGCACTACTGGGTATTGCGGCGCAACCGCAAGGGGAGACACAATCGGACAAGCTGGAATCAGAGGCAACGCTAAAGCAGCAGTCGCATATGGAATTGAGCCAAATTGAGTTGATCTATCGCGCGGAGGGTAATGCAAATTTGGTGCTAGCATTGCcgcaatttaaaaaagttttgcgtCTGCCAAAAACGTCGAGGCTGCCGACAACTAGCCACAGCAACAGCTCCGAATATAACGAAATGAAAATTGGTAATACACAACAGCAAACGGATGCGAATGTGGCGAAGGGGCGGCAAGTGCTCGACAAAGAGTGGCAGCAACATCAAcagcataaacaacaacaacaacaacaacggcaaactcaagaaatgcaattgcaacatcAGCCAGAACAGCAAAAACATCAGGAGGTAGTCCAAAGTGCTTCCGACCCGGCTGTAAATCAAAATGCAAAAG ACTTGACAATGGAGGATTTTGTAGCTTACATCGATGTAATACGAAAACTACTTGGTAGCGAGTATGTATTCGAGGCCGAGATTGTGCGGATAACGGCAGAGAAGGACATACGGTGGATAAATGAACGAATTCGTGCGGAGCGACCAG CTTATCGTCGTGTTAAAGAATTTTGTGGGGAATTCGGTTTGTTGCTGCCAGATGCTACACGCTTACCAATAGCATTCGATATTTTACTTTCCAATTTGCAG TCGGAATTGATCGGCGACACATACGCCATCGAAATAAAACCGAAGCAAGGATGGCTGCTACTAACCGAGGTCGTCAGCAATTTATTCGAATTGAAGAAAAGGCCAGCGCTGGCCACTGCAACAGCAGCAACGGCTGAGCAGCAGCAAGAAACCAAGAGAGTGGAGGTAATGGAAGCGCCAGCGCGCTGCCACGTCGCAAGGTGTCGCTTCTGTGCGATGCAATTTCTGAAG CTGCACACGGGCAAAATCAACAGGCGAACTTCTTATTGCCCGCTGGCGTTGTTTTCCGG TGTTCCAGCGCAAATGGCTACCGCAATCGATGCTCTGCTTCACTGTCCGCAAAATAATTTAAGGATATTTCGTAACGGTACTTTAGTATATGATGGCGAAAAGCATTGCTACGAAGACTTGACGCAGAACATATTTCCAGG CAGCCAAATAGAGCTTTTAAAAGATTTGGTGGTGGCGTGCCTGCTGAGGGACTACAcggccaacaacaacagtagcgaCAGCAGCGAaggtagcagcagcagcagtgttGCAACCAACAACGAACCCGTTGAAATTGTTGAAGTAGCCAAAGCTGCTTCTGGTCAGCCACACTTAAGCGCGGTGGCAGCACAAAGCGCAACGGCAGAGAAGAAACAAAGAGAGGACGAAATGGGGAGGACGTCGGAAGAAAGCAACGTAATGCTAGCACATCTAACGGATGGTGCCCAAGAGGCGACGGAGCCGACAGCACGAGTGGCTTCTCGAAGCTCACCGACTCCACCCCGTCCACGGACCAAGACGACGACAAGAGCTGACACTGTTGCACTGGAGACAACTTCGCAAGCACAAATCACCGAAGTGGAAACGCTGTGCTTACCGAAAAATTGTGTCctgcaaaaaattttgcatcTGCAATTGTTGGCCAAG CACCACATGCCCGCCCTGCATGCGGCCGGTTGTACGCGTAAGTCGGAAAAATCATACAACGCCTTAAAAGCCTTGTTGCAACGTTCATGCCAGCAACAAATTGGAGATGCATTGCAGCCCGTGGAAGCGTACATGTTGGGCGCCACAGCGCTGGACTGCTCGATAATGCTGGCGTTTCAGGAAATATCCACGCACCATCCAGTGCGCGCGCATCCACGGTCGCC TGAATTGACAACAGCGACGTCGCTGCCGAGGCATTGCGTCGTAATGCCGCTCTACGAAAAAGCATTTCTCACCAAAGTCACGCTGGTCGACCTGGATCCAAAACCTGATAGTCACTTGTGTAAATACATTAAACAGACGTCTCAAGCCCTCAACTTATTTATGGATAGCAGTTCGTGA
- the Ipk1 gene encoding inositol-pentakisphosphate 2-kinase isoform X3, protein MAANTNIATTDINKQGEQPRDSTRMTFVAGSLAPSSTSASPQQKRHQEQCSTKILQALLGIAAQPQGETQSDKLESEATLKQQSHMELSQIELIYRAEGNANLVLALPQFKKVLRLPKTSRLPTTSHSNSSEYNEMKIGNTQQQTDANVAKGRQVLDKEWQQHQQHKQQQQQQRQTQEMQLQHQPEQQKHQEVVQSASDPAVNQNAKDLTMEDFVAYIDVIRKLLGSEYVFEAEIVRITAEKDIRWINERIRAERPAYRRVKEFCGEFGLLLPDATRLPIAFDILLSNLQSELIGDTYAIEIKPKQGWLLLTEVVSNLFELKKRPALATATAATAEQQQETKRVEVMEAPARCHVARCRFCAMQFLKLHTGKINRRTSYCPLALFSGVPAQMATAIDALLHCPQNNLRIFRNGTLVYDGEKHCYEDLTQNIFPGSQIELLKDLVVACLLRDYTANNNSSDSSEGSSSSSVATNNEPVEIVEVAKAASGQPHLSAVAAQSATAEKKQREDEMGRTSEESNVMLAHLTDGAQEATEPTARVASRSSPTPPRPRTKTTTRADTVALETTSQAQITEVETLCLPKNCVLQKILHLQLLAKKKSDNMAHRCGIYTQRVGDFSANQEIKTMWEKCKAK, encoded by the exons ATGGCAGCAAACACCAACATTGCCACAACCGACATCAACAAGCAAGGCGAGCAGCCACGGGACAGCACCCGCATGACGTTTGTTGCCGGCTCGCTAGCGCCATCGTCAACATCAGCATCGCCACAACAAAAGCGCCATCAAGAACAATGCTCTACGAAAATATTGCAAGCACTACTGGGTATTGCGGCGCAACCGCAAGGGGAGACACAATCGGACAAGCTGGAATCAGAGGCAACGCTAAAGCAGCAGTCGCATATGGAATTGAGCCAAATTGAGTTGATCTATCGCGCGGAGGGTAATGCAAATTTGGTGCTAGCATTGCcgcaatttaaaaaagttttgcgtCTGCCAAAAACGTCGAGGCTGCCGACAACTAGCCACAGCAACAGCTCCGAATATAACGAAATGAAAATTGGTAATACACAACAGCAAACGGATGCGAATGTGGCGAAGGGGCGGCAAGTGCTCGACAAAGAGTGGCAGCAACATCAAcagcataaacaacaacaacaacaacaacggcaaactcaagaaatgcaattgcaacatcAGCCAGAACAGCAAAAACATCAGGAGGTAGTCCAAAGTGCTTCCGACCCGGCTGTAAATCAAAATGCAAAAG ACTTGACAATGGAGGATTTTGTAGCTTACATCGATGTAATACGAAAACTACTTGGTAGCGAGTATGTATTCGAGGCCGAGATTGTGCGGATAACGGCAGAGAAGGACATACGGTGGATAAATGAACGAATTCGTGCGGAGCGACCAG CTTATCGTCGTGTTAAAGAATTTTGTGGGGAATTCGGTTTGTTGCTGCCAGATGCTACACGCTTACCAATAGCATTCGATATTTTACTTTCCAATTTGCAG TCGGAATTGATCGGCGACACATACGCCATCGAAATAAAACCGAAGCAAGGATGGCTGCTACTAACCGAGGTCGTCAGCAATTTATTCGAATTGAAGAAAAGGCCAGCGCTGGCCACTGCAACAGCAGCAACGGCTGAGCAGCAGCAAGAAACCAAGAGAGTGGAGGTAATGGAAGCGCCAGCGCGCTGCCACGTCGCAAGGTGTCGCTTCTGTGCGATGCAATTTCTGAAG CTGCACACGGGCAAAATCAACAGGCGAACTTCTTATTGCCCGCTGGCGTTGTTTTCCGG TGTTCCAGCGCAAATGGCTACCGCAATCGATGCTCTGCTTCACTGTCCGCAAAATAATTTAAGGATATTTCGTAACGGTACTTTAGTATATGATGGCGAAAAGCATTGCTACGAAGACTTGACGCAGAACATATTTCCAGG CAGCCAAATAGAGCTTTTAAAAGATTTGGTGGTGGCGTGCCTGCTGAGGGACTACAcggccaacaacaacagtagcgaCAGCAGCGAaggtagcagcagcagcagtgttGCAACCAACAACGAACCCGTTGAAATTGTTGAAGTAGCCAAAGCTGCTTCTGGTCAGCCACACTTAAGCGCGGTGGCAGCACAAAGCGCAACGGCAGAGAAGAAACAAAGAGAGGACGAAATGGGGAGGACGTCGGAAGAAAGCAACGTAATGCTAGCACATCTAACGGATGGTGCCCAAGAGGCGACGGAGCCGACAGCACGAGTGGCTTCTCGAAGCTCACCGACTCCACCCCGTCCACGGACCAAGACGACGACAAGAGCTGACACTGTTGCACTGGAGACAACTTCGCAAGCACAAATCACCGAAGTGGAAACGCTGTGCTTACCGAAAAATTGTGTCctgcaaaaaattttgcatcTGCAATTGTTGGCCAAG AAGAAGAGCGACAACATGGCACACCGGTGTGGGATTTACACACAACGAGTTGGTGATTTTTCAGCAAaccaagaaataaaaacaatgtgGGAAAAGtgtaaagcaaaataa